A genomic region of Metopolophium dirhodum isolate CAU chromosome 1, ASM1992520v1, whole genome shotgun sequence contains the following coding sequences:
- the LOC132932609 gene encoding uncharacterized protein LOC132932609, translating into MEEREDVEIVGVPVEGVEYVEVVGVPVDVGDDVEGVEVVEDMEFVEALMEGVEEVEDEVVQMEVVEDEVVQMEVVEDVEFVEVQMDGGDDVEVVEVQMDGGEDVEVVEVQMDEVQAELEFVDMLDELQPDVDEEFRPLAVGEQPRGRTPIIDRPAGVTHPLPEQHNAGALNRICTQCNARHFEGEVVGRDANMHFSTCCNNGQVTAAGQHALLPAPFLLMSLLIGDSQDGRRFRDDIRRYNNALAFAAFSCGTDDRRLRGRGPRTMCIQGQTYQRINNDVAVDRVDANYCQLYFLESAEANARRVGMALQRNHRELSVVVMGLLDGFLRDVNPYAMAFKNMREVWLAERDLADADPAGVRPRPVTMHFVRDAARDDGRNNLPTANEVAAVFVGEGGRPPRDINLVIYDTNPINPQHRMQTIPAGSCHSDPMLYPLFFPYGEAGWHNGMLQAGNRRNNVRNRNSIREFACYRLAFVTSNLPSTFTGSDRFNKMNYQDAITVVRTKGKPDLFITFTCNPRWPEITENLAAHSTASDRPDLVARVFNRKLQELIETWSAPCAYTDNPGGGL; encoded by the exons ATGGAAGAGAGAGAGGACGTGGAGATCGTCGGCGTCCCAGTGGAGGGTGTGGAGTACGTGGAAGTCGTTGGTGTCCCAGTGGATGTAGGGGATGATGTGGAAGGAGTGGAGGTGGTGGAGGACATGGAATTTGTCGAGGCCCTGATGGAAGGTGTGGAGGAAGTGGAGGACGAGGTAGTCCAGATGGAAGTGGTGGAGGACGAGGTGGTCCAGATGGAAGTGGTGGAGGACGTGGAATTTGTTGAGGTTCAGATGGACGGAGGGGATGACGTGGAAGTGGTAGAAGTCCAGATGGACGGAGGGGAGGACGTAGAAGTGGTAGAAGTGCAGATGGACGAAGTGCAAGCGGAACTGGAGTTTGTGGACATGCTCGACGAGTTGCAGCCAGACGTCGACGAAGAG TTCCGACCACTTGCCGTGGGTGAACAACCCCGAGGGCGTACGCCAATAATTGACAGGCCGGCAGGCGTGACACACCCGCTTCCAGAGCAGCACAACGCGGGCGCGTTAAACAGAATCTGCACACAGTGTAACGCCCGCCACTTCGAAGGCGAGGTTGTGGGCCGGGATGCCAATATGCACTTCTCCACTTGCTGTAACAACGGTCAAGTGACCGCTGCAGGACAACACGCGTTGTTGCCCGCCCCTTTTTTACTAATGAGTTTGTTGATTGGAGATTCACAGGATGGTCGTAGATTCCGAGACGACATTCGCCGGTACAACAACGCCCTGGCATTCGCTGCGTTTAGCTGTGGCACAGACGACAGGCGTTTGCGAGGGCGTGGACCGCGAACGATGTGTATCCAAGGCCAAACTTATCAGAGGATAAATAATGACGTGGCCGTTGACAGAGTAGATGCCAACTACTGTCAGTTGTATTTCCTCGAGTCCGCAGAGGCCAATGCCCGCCGCGTTGGGATGGCTCTGCAGAGAAATCATCGTGAACTGTCCGTAGTTGTGATGGGACTATTGGACGGTTTTCTGCGAGACGTAAATCCGTACGCAATGGCTTTTaa GAACATGCGTGAGGTGTGGCTGGCAGAAAGAGACCTAGCCGACGCCGATCCCGCAGGTGTGCGACCTAGGCCAGTGACGATGCATTTTGTCCGAGATGCGGCCCGGGACGACGGGCGAAACAACCTGCCTACCGCAAACGAAGTTGCGGCCGTGTTCGTAGGTGAAGGGGGTCGTCCGCCAAGAGACATTAATCTGGTCATCTACGATACGAATCCAATCAACCCGCAACACAGGATGCAAACCATACCAGcgg GGTCGTGTCACTCGGATCCGATGTTGTATCCGCTGTTTTTCCCGTACGGCGAGGCCGGTTGGCATAACGGGATGTTGCAAGCGGGCAACCGACGAAACAATGTCCGCAATCGCAACAGTATCAGAGAGTTTGCGTGCTACCGTTTGGCT TTTGTTACATCAAACTTGCCGTCGACGTTCACGGGTAGCGACCGATTCAACAAGATGAATTATCAAGACGCCATCACCGTAGTGCGTACCAAAGGGAAACCCGACCTGTTCATAACGTTTACGTGCAACCCCAGGTGGCCAGAGATCACTGAAAACCTGGCTGCCCACAGCACGGCAAGCGACAGGCCGGACCTGGTGGCCAGAGTGTTCAACAGGAAGCTACAGGAGCTAATAG AAACGTGGTCTGCCCCATGCGCATATACTGATAATCCTGGCGGAGGACTGTAA
- the LOC132934638 gene encoding uncharacterized protein LOC132934638 translates to MIHGPCGTVNPQCPCMVDNKCSKDFPKAYAEETVYVADGGYPKYRRPDDGRVVLVRGREVGNECVVPYNPYLLAKYDAHINVEICTSIKSVMYIYKYIYKGHDRVTLEVQDQDEIAK, encoded by the coding sequence ATGATCCACGGGCCGTGTGGAACAGTCAATCCACAGTGTCCGTGCATGGTGGACAACAAATGCTCCAAAGATTTCCCGAAAGCGTACGCAGAGGAGACTGTGTACGTTGCGGACGGCGGATATCCAAAGTACCGCCGACCAGATGACGGCCGGGTGGTACTTGTGAGAGGTCGTGAGGTTGGTAACGAGTGTGTAGTGCCGTACAACCCTTACCTTCTGGCCAAGTATGACGCGCACATCAACGTCGAGATATGCACGTCCATAAAGAGTGTCATGTATATCTACAAGTATATATACAAGGGACACGACCGTGTGACGTTGGAAGTTCAGGACCAGGATGAGATTGCCAAGTGa